A stretch of DNA from Yoonia sp. BS5-3:
CCCGTCTGGTTCAGGGTGATCCCGCCCAATGTGGCTGTCACATCGGCATAGCCAACGGCAATCGCCAGGGACGAGTTTTTGGTGATGTTCAGATATTGCGAAATCAACGGCGGAATAATGACGCGCAGCGCCTGCGGCAGGACAACCAGCGACATGATCCGCCCAGGGCGCAAACCCAAGGCTCCCGCAGCTTCGGTCTGGCCCTTGGAAACGGCCTGAATACCGGCGCGGACGTTCTCGGCGATAAAGGCACCGGTGTAGATCGACAATGCAAACCACAGCGCGATCAAAGGCGCACCGATCTGCAAACCACCTGAAAAGTTAAAGCCGCCCAGAACCGGGTAGTCCAATCCAACAGGACGGCCCAGGATCAACTGCATCAAGATAACAGGGATGAACAGCAAAGCAACGCTTGGCCAGAAGGTGGGCAGCAAACGACCTGTCTCATACAGGGTCTTGGTGGCGTGACGGCGATAGACAAAGATGCCGACAATCGAGGCAATGAAGGTCAGGACAACCACGATTGATCCAGGGCCCCAGACCGGCGCGGGTATATAGATGCCGCGATTGGTAAAGGCGAAGGCACCAAACAGCATCGTGGCTTCCGGCTCATCTCCGCGGAAGGCACGGGGGGCCGGCATCACTGCGGTCATGATCGTGAAAATGATGATGATCCAGATCAGCACGGGGATGTTGCGGAAGATCTCAACGTAAAAGGCCATCAACTTGCTGACGAGCCAGTTATTAGACAGACGCAAAACACCAGCCAGCACACCAAATATTGTGGCGGTCAGACACGCAAGAAAGGCGACCAACAGCGTGTTCAAAATACCAACAATCGCGGCGCGCGAATGGGTCGAGCGACTGTCATACTCGATCAGCGTTTGGTTGATATCATAACCGGACGGCGCGCCCAGGAAGTCGTAGCTGATGTTCAGCCCGGCCTGCCGCAGGTTTTGGATCAGGTTGTTGCCCAAATAGGCAAAGGATAATGCCAGAATGACCGCCGCAATCGCCTGAAATGTCAGTGAACGATAGCGGGTGTCATTGATTAGCATCGATAGACGGAATGACCCCGTATCAGGGTCTGTAATCGACGACATAGAATTTCCCCGTTTTTACGGCGCTATTTTTATTGTGACAGCTTGTGCCGCCTACGCGCGCCGATTTTTTTGGTCTTGTTAGTGAAAGGGCGCGGTGTTGACCGCGCCCTTTTTTCTCAGATCCGATCCTAGCGGAAAGGAGGAGAGTAGATCAGACCACCCTCGGTCCACTGCGCGTTCAGACCGCGCGCCAGACCAATTGGAGTGCTCTCGCCGATATTTGTCTCAAACAGCTCGCCATAGTTACCGCCAGCGGCGATGACGTTCTTGGCCCAGTCTGCTTCCAGACCCAGCATTGCGCCCAGCTCACCTTCAGTGCCCAGCAGACGGTTCACTTCTGGGTTGTCGGTCGCAGCAGCAGCCAGCTCTTCAACATTGGCAGATGTCACGCCCAGCTCTTCAGCCGTCACCAGCGCGTTCAATGTCCAGCGAACGATATCGCCCCACTCGTTGTCGCCATGGCGTACCAGCGGGCCCAGAGGCTCTTTGGAAACGATTTCTGGTAGCAGGATGTGATCAGCTGGGGTTTCGAAAGACGCACGTGTCGCAGCCAACGCAGATGCGTCAGTTGTGTAAACGTCACATGCACCAGCAAGGTACTGCTGTTGTGCTTCAGCATTGGTTTCGATTGGAACCGGCTCATAGCTGATGTTGTTGGTGCGGAAGAAGTCAGCCAGGTTCAGCTCGGTTGTTGTACCGGTCTGAATGCAGACAGTCGCGCCATCAAGCTCTTTGGCCGAGGAAACGCCAAGATCGCGTGGGACCATAAAGCCTTGGCCGTCATAGTAGTTGACGCCAACAAATTCCAATTTCAGGTCAACATCACGGCTGAATGTCCATGTTGTGTTCCGGGCCAGCATGTCAACTTCGCCAGCAGACAGCGCGGTAAAGCGTGTCTTTGTTGTCAGCGGAACGAACTCAACCGCAGTTGGATCGCCGAAGACAGCAGCAGCGACGGCACGACATACAGCAACGTCAAAACCTTCCCAGACACCGTTCGAATCAGGCGCAGCAAAACCGACAAGGCCGGTTGATACGCCGCAGTTCAGCTGACCGCGCGCCTTTACGTCATCAAGCGTCGCTGCAGAAGCCATGCCAGCAGCCATGCCAGCAACAGTCAGCGCGCCGAAGAATACGGATGTTTTCATTTTTACCTCTTCCTGAGTACCCACCCCGAGGGGTGTTCAATTTTTATCCCGTCCCGTCAGACAGTCTGTGTATTCTGAATTGGGTCGTCCCAACTCAATGGACGTAGAGTTTGGGGATTCTGGCAATGAGGTCAAGGGCAGGTGACGCAAAAGACTGTGCATATGCCAGAGAATCAGGCACTTTTTTCTCAAACCGTTTGAAACGCGCTGTTTCTAAGGCTGTCGGGACATGTCGTAAAAACGGGCAGCGTCCAAAAAAGCAGCACGCTTGATCAATTCTGCAGCAGCCGCTTCTTCGTCCTCGCCCCATTGCGCGATCTGCCAATGCTCATCAACGCGTGAAACATCCCATGCTTTTTCAGGCGTGATGGCCTCTTTCATCACGGCCAGTGCCAAAACCAATGAACCCGACAGGCTAACAAGATCATGCGCCGCAGCGATCTCAAATGCGCTCAGCTTGTCCAATTCTGCGCGCAGCCGCTCCAGCGCCTCGGGTTTTTGCGCGACATGCATCACGCCTTCCCCGACAAAAAGGCGGGCATTCAGGGTTTCTGCGGCCCAATCCAACAGTGGATCCCAAGCCGCGGCTTGCTGGGCGATCAGCCCCTCAGGGCCCGCCGCGCGATAACACAGCAAATCGCTATCGCCATATTCGGCCAACATGGCGATCACTTCAGCGCGTTGCACGCTGACCTTGTCGACAGCGGCATTAGCACCGCGCGTTACGGGCATGGTGCCGGGATCCAGAACCTCTTCTTGGGCATCCCATTCACGGGCAATGGCCTCGGCCAAAGCCAATGTCGGGACCACCAACGCCGCCTTGGCCGGTGTTTTCACCGGACGGTCATCCAGGGTCACCGTATAGCCGCCTTCACAAGGACCTGCGCTTGCATTTTTCCAGAATCTTTTGGGCTTCCAATCACTCATGTGGCAGGTCCAATCAGTTGATCAACAGTGTCAGGCAAGGCCGCAAAATCATCGATCAGGCGATCGCAAACCAGCGTGTCCGCCGCATGATAGCCCCAGCTGACGCCAATGCTGCAAATACCGGCGGCACGGGCCATATCCATGTCAAAACTTGTGTCACCGATCATGACGGCACGGGCAGCTGGCACGCCGGTTTCAGCCAGAATGGCGTGGATCATTGACGGGCTAGGTTTTGATGGGTGGTCATCGGCGGTCTGACGACTGATAAAATACCCCTCAAGGCCATAACCCGCGATCAACTTATCCAGGCCCCGGGTGGATTTCCCCGTCGCGACCCCAAGCAAAGTCCAATCCTGCGCATGAAACAGGTCCAAGGCCGCACGGGCACCAGGGAAGAAGGGGGAACTGGCGCGACTGCCCCGCTCTTGGCGGATATGGAAATAGGCATCACGATAGCCTTGCACCAAAGCGGCATGGGTCGGCGAATCCAGTTCTGGCGATAGGGCAGGAAAAATCTTTTCCAGCGACATGCCCACATAGCTCAGCGCCTCAGCGCGGTCGGGCGCAGGCAATCCGGCACGGGTGTAGGCAAAGGAAAACGCATCATAGATCATCACCTGGCTGTCCACCAAAGTGCCATCGACATCAAAGATGATCAGGCGCAGATCACTCATCAGGCATATTGAACGGATCAACCGGGGCATGATCGACGACCCAGCCCACAAAATCCCATGTATGCTGCATATGATCCGGCAGCGGGGCTGTGATATGTAAGGTTGCCTTGGTCACCGGATGTTCGATGGTCAGGCTGCGCGCATGCAGATGCATCTTGCGGCCAATCTCTGATCCCATGCCAGCGCCCCAACCATCGCCCAGATTTTCCTGGCTCGAACCGCCGTATTTGCCGTCTCCGATAATCGGATGACCAATCTCGGCCATATGGGCACGCAACTGATGGGTGCGGCCTGTGATCGGCACCAGCGCGCACCATGACGCGCGGCTGGCCAGGGTGTCCATCACCGCATAATCGCTGGTGGCGCGCTTGGCGCCCTCGGTCGCGTCCACATCGCGTGGATGCACGCAGCGCATCTTTTCATTCTCACCGCCGCGGCCATGGCCGGGGGCCTTGACCAACCCGTATTTGATGGTGCCCGCCCGTGGGTGGGGCACGCCAGCAATCGCCGCCCAATAAATTTTGCGGGTCTCGCGATGCTTCAGGTTCTCAGTCAGCTGTTTGGCCATCAATCGCGTACGGGCCAGCAGCAAAACACCCGATGTGTCCTTGTCCAAACGATGCACCAAACGCGGCTTTTCCTCATAGCCAAAGGTCAAGGCCTCAGCCATGCCATCTACATGGCGAGTCGTCTTTGATCCACCTTGCGTCGCCAGACCGGCAGGCTTGTTGATAGCGATGATATGATCATCTTTGTAAATGACGCAGGATTGGATCAGCTTGGCATCGGCCTTGGTCACGCCCGTCCGGGCAAGGGCACGCTGGGCGTTTGCCTCTTCCTCCGAAGGAAGCGGCGGAATGCGAACTTTCTGGCCCTCTTCCAGGCGCGTATTCGGCTTCACCCGACCACCATCAACCCGCAATTCACCCTTGCGGCACATCTTTTCAATGCGGCCTTGGGTCAGATGGGGAAACAAACGGCGCAGATAACGATCAACGCGCTGATCGCCATCATCGGGGCCAATCATCCGGGTCTGTACACCACTCATGAGGTAACCCCCTTGGCAAGCCATAGACCCATAGCGCAAGCCAGCAGCGACAACCCGACCGAGGCCACCACATAGCCGCCCGCCGCGCCCAAGCGGCCGCCTTCAACCAGACGCATCGTATCCAGCGAAAAGGCCGAAAATGTCGTGAACCCGCCCAAAAACCCGGTCATCACGAAAGGCAGCCAGTGCTGCAAGCCGCGGGCGGCCAGCAGAACCCAGACCAAGCCAATCACGAATGAGCCAATCACATTCACCGTCAGCGTGCCCAAGGGAAACGCCACGGCCAGTCCGACCAGATAGCGCCCTACAGCGCCCAACGCCCCGCCTAGGGCCACAGAAATCAACGGTGTCATCATTCGGCTGCTTTGGCGCTTTCCCGGCGGGATGTCAATTCTTGGCCCGTTTGGCGCGCAGCCCGGCAAAGTAATCGACGCGCTTTTTCAACTCGCGTTCAAATCCGCGATCAACCGGGGTGTAATAGACCCCGCGTTTCATCCCGTCAGGAAAGTAATTCTGGCCTGAAAATCCGTCTTCGGCATCATGATCATAGGCATAGCCCGCGCCAAACCCCTGCTCCTTCATCAGGCTGGTGGGGGCGTTCAGGATATGGGCCGGTGGCGGTTCTGATCCGGTTTTCTTGGCCGCCGCGATGGCAGCTTTATAGCCCACATAAGCCCCATTCGATTTCGGAGCGAGCGCAAGGTAGACAAGCGCCTGCGCCAGAGCCAACTCGCCCTCGGGGCTGCCAAGCCGCTCATAAGTCTCCCATGATTGCAGACAGACCGCCTGCGCCTGCGGGTCGGCAAGGCCGATATCCTCAACCGCCATGCGGGTAATGCGGCGGGCCAGATAGCGCGGGTCCTCGCCACCGGTCAGCATGCGGGCAAACCAATAAAGGGCGGCATCCGGGTCCGAGCCGCGCACCGATTTATGCAACGCACTGATCAGATTGTAATGCTCATCGCCAGATTTGTCGTATTTCGCCGCGCGCTTCATCAGACGCTTGGTCAAATCATCAGTGCTTAGCTTGGTGGGCGCATCCCACGCAGCCACCTGCTCAATCAGATTGAGCAAGGCACGGCCATCACCATCAGCCATCTCCAACAACGCGTCGCGGGCCGGTCCATCCAGGGGCAAGGCGCGGCCCAATTCCTGTTCCGCACGCTGGGCCAAAAGCGCAAGGTCTTTCAGATCGAGACGCTTCAACATCAAAACCTGCGCCCGGCTCAGCACAGCAGCGTTCAGCTCGAAACTGGGGTTCTCAGTGGTGGCACCGACAAGCAGGATGGTGCCATCCTCCATATGCGGCAGAAACCCGTCTTGCTGGGCTTTGTTAAAGCGGTGGATCTCATCGACAAATAAAAGGGTGCCCTTGCCATTTTGGCGGCGGATCTTGGCGGCTTCAAAGACTTTGCGCAGCTCGGGAACGCCTGTGAAAATCGCGCTGATCTGGACAAAATGCAAATCGGTTTCATCGGCCAAAAGGCGGGCAATTGTGGTCTTGCCCACACCGGGCGGGCCCCAGAAAATCAGCGAAGAAAGTGAACCAGAGGCCAGCATGATCCCAAGCGGGGACTCGGGCCCCAAAACCTGGTCTTGCCCAATGACATCAGCCAGCTTGTCAGGACGCAGCCGGTCCGCCAAAGGGCGCGAGGCAGCAGGGCTTTCGGCAGCGCCAGCGTCAAAAAGGTCGGCCATGGGTATCAGCTCTTCCGTTTCAAGAATTTCAGCGCAGACCAATCGGTATCAACGGCACAGACCTTCACATCAACCCAACCCAGCGGCAAAACAGCGGTTCGCAAATCGTCCTCGGTCACGCCGGCATGCAGTTTTGAAGATTTCTTCGCCCAGCTGATCCACAACATACCGCCCGGGTTCAGCTTAGCGATGGCATCTTTTGACTGCGCCGCAATATCGGCAGGCGCAGGCAGAAAAAGATGGACAGCATCAAAAGGCCCATCCCCGGCCTTGAATGAAAATGAAACCTCTTCAGCGTCCGCCAGCAGCACGCAGTAGTGCTCAGGGGCTGCGATGACACCAACCGTCATGCCAGGCTTAAAGCCCAGCTTTTTGTGCAACGGGGTGCCAGAATATCCTGCTGTCTTTGACATGGGTCCAGTCTACTTCAGTTGATCCAAGGCATCTATCTTCAATTCACCTGCCATGAATAACCCCACGGACCACTTGCAAGATCGGCATTTCTGCGCAATCTGAAAGTTATTCACGCAGAAGGATGATGACCTTGGCCGATATCGCGATTGATGCGCCCACACTCAAAACGATCCGCAAGGCGCGCAAATTAGGGCGGCCCCGTTTGGCACGACTGGCCGGGCTGAGCGAACGGCAGCTTTCACGCCTCGAACAAGCGGCGGCGGGTGCAGGCATGCAGACCGATACGCTCTCTCGGCTCGCCTTGGCGCTTGATGTCCCCGAGGGTGTTCTGACCGGCGCTATTCCGGTGACCGAGGCTGATCTGACGCCGCTGGCGGCAAGCAAATGCACGTCTGGGTGCTGCGGATAAATAGTGGCATCGCGCGGCAGGATGCCAAAAATGCAAAAGGCCCCTTCGAAAAGGGGCCTGCGTTACGACGGTTCAGTCGTTTGTATTAGTCTTCGGCAGCTTCTTCAGCTTCCAAACGGGCCTTGTCAGCAGCGCCTTTGGCGTCAACATCACGGTCAACGAATTCGATGATCGCCATTGGGGCCATATCGCCATAGCGGAAGCCCGCTTTCATGATGCGGATGTAGCCACCCTGACGCTCGGCATAGCGTGGACCAAGAACCTCGAACAGTTTTGCAACGTCCTTGTCTTCTTTCAGCTGGGCTGCGGCCTGGCGGCGGGCGTGCAAATCGCCGCGCTTGCCAAGGGTGACCAACTTTTCCACCACACGGCGCAGTTCTTTGGCCTTGGGCAGAGTTGTTTTGATTTGCTCATGTTCAATGAGCGAGCCAGCCATATTCGACAGCAGCGCTTTGCGGTGCTCATGGGTGCGGTTCAGGCGGCGGTAGCCTCTTGCGTGACGCATTTTCTTTCTCCTAAGTCTTTATGCTTTGTCTGGCGGGGGATGCGTGTCCCCCACTCTCCTTGGGGCCATTCTGGCCCAGATCGTCCCCGCACAGGGCGGGCATTTTATTGGCTTCGCGCCCCGGACTTGATCCGGGGCCTCCTGGTCGAGATCCCGGATCAAGTCCGGGATTTGCGGATCAATTAAAACTGATCCTCAAACTTCTTGGCCAGATCTTCGATATTGTCTGGCGGCCAGTCCTCAACGTCCATGCCCAGATGCAGCCCCATACCTGACAGCACTTCCTTGATCTCGTTCAAGGACTTGCGGCCAAAGTTCGGGGTACGCAGCATTTCGGCTTCGGTTTTCTGGATCAGATCTCCAATATACACGATATTGTCGTTCTTCAGGCAGTTTGCAGACCGGACAGACAGCTCCAGCTCGTCCACTTTCTTCAGCAGAAGCGGGTTGAACTCAAGGCCATCATCATCGGCGCCAGCCTGCGCGCTTTCCGGCTCATCAAAGTTGACGAAGATCGACAGCTGATCCTGCAGAATGCGGGCAGCGTAGGCCACCGCATCATCAGGGGTCAGCGAGCCATCGGTTTCAACCTTCATGGTCAGCTTATCATAATCCAGCACCTGGCCCTCACGGGTGGGCTGAACGTCATAGCTGACTTTCTTGACGGGCGAATAGATGGCGTCGATAGCCATCATACCGATAGGGGCATCTTCGGGCTTGTTCTTGTCGGCCGAAACATAGCCCTTCCCGGTATTAACGGTCAGCTCCATGTAAAGATCAGCGCCATCGTCCAAGTGACAGATCACGTGATCCTTGTTCAGGATCTCGATGCCAGCGGTTTCGCTGATGTCAGCGGCTGTCACAACGCCAGGGCCTTTGGCCTGAACGGACAAACGCTTGGGGCCTTCGACTTCCATACGGATGGCGACGCCTTTGAGGTTCAGCACGATATCGGTGACGTCTTCACGCACACCAGAAACGCTGGAAAATTCGTGCAGCACGTTATCGATTTGCACGGCGGTGATTGCAGCCCCCTGCAAGGACGACATCAGGACACGGCGCAATGCGTTGCCCAGTGTCAGACCAAAACCACGCTCAAGCGGTTCGGCAATGACAGTGGCCTGGCGCATCGGGTCATTGCCCGGTTTGACATCCAATTGAGTTGGTTTGATCAACTCTGCCCAGTTCTTGTGGATCATAGTCCCTCCATTCCTGTCTGCCTCATGATCAAAAGGCAGACGCCCGAGGTTAAAATGACGGATTAGGGCCACGCGGAAAATACACGCAGCCCCAAGGCGTTTGTTAAATGCTTAGACGCGACGGCGCTTTGGTGGGCGGCAGCCGTTATGGGCCATTGGGGTCACGTCACGGATCGATGTGATGTTGAAACCAACGGCAGCCAGGGCGCGCAATGCGCTTTCACGGCCGGAACCAGGACCCTGCACTTCGACTTCCAACGTTTTCACGCCGTGGTCCTGTGCTTTGCGGCCTGCATCCTCAGCAGCCATCTGGGCCGCGTAAGGTGTCGATTTCCGAGAGCCCTTGAAACCCATGGTGCCAGCAGACGACCATGAAATGGCGTTGCCCTGCACGTCAGAGATCAGGATTTTGGTGTTGTTGAAAGAAGAGTTCACATGCGCCACACCAGCGGCGATGTTCTTGGAGACCTTCTTTTTGGTGCGTCTAGGATCGCGAGCCATAATGAATGCCCTCCCTTACTTCTTCTTACCGGCAATGGCCTTTGCAGGGCCTTTGCGGGTACGTGCGTTGGTGGATGTACGCTGGCCACGGACAGGCAGGTTGCGGCGGTGGCGCAGGCCACGGTAGCAGCCCAGGTCCATCAGACGCTTGACGTTCATCGTAACTTCGCGGCGCAGATCGCCTTCAACCATCAGGTTGGCGTCGATATACTCGCGGATGGATAGGATCTCAGCATCAGACAGATCGTTCACACGGCGGTGACGCTCAATCTTGGTTGCTTCACAGATTTCTTCGGCTTTGGCGTTACCAATTCCGGTGATGTAGGTAAGGGCGATTGGAACCCGCTTCGCAGTGGGTATGTTTACGCCGGCAATACGTGCCACGTGTGCAATTCCTTTTCGTTGCGGGTCCGTAGTTCCAGACCCTTTTTTCACAACGTAAGCCCGGTGCGTTTGGGCGCCGGGCTGCGTCATATCTAGGTGGTCTGTGGCATCAGGGTGCGACCCTTAACCACAATGCTGATTCTCTTACGAGATGGCGTTGTGTAGGAGGGTTACAGATAAGCGTCAAGGGCTAGAAATGATTGGCCCGTGATCGATCTTAGACGCAGGCGCGGCTTGACCCAAAGGCTTATACTTCACACCCGACAGCATCTTCTTCATGACCGCTGGCCAATATATTAAATAAGCAAAGCCAAGCGTCACAATCGACAAAAATATCCAGATGATCATGTGTCCTATGATTTCGCCAAGATTGACGTCGACATGTAGCTGAGCAAGCTTGTCACCGTTTTGATCAACGACGAATGTCTTGTTGATGGGCCCTTTGAGGAAATAGTACGGTAACACAAACAGCGCCAACCCCAATGTGACGATAATAAGTAAAAACCAAATAACCAATTGGCCGATAGCTTCGCTGACCGAATACTCACACTTCAAACCGCAACCCAACATATCCCCGAACCCCCTTAAAGATAGTAAAGGGACTGAATATCACCCCAGGATTGAAGTCAAGCGCGCCTTACTTCAGAACTTTTGCGATGCTCGCTGCGACCTCATCCATGCTGGCCAAGCCATCAACAGCTTTCAGATCGCCTTTGGCATAGTAATAGCCCACCAAAGGGCTGGTCTGTTTGTAATAGGCAAACAGACGGGTGCGCATGCTCTCTTCGTTGTCATCTGGGCGGACAGGTTGACCGGCGGCCTCCGCCTCTTTGGCGCGGCCAATGACACGCTCAACGATGACATCATCATCAACCTGCAATTCGATCACGGCATCCAGGTTCTCGCCCATATCAATCAGCAAACGGCCCAGTGCCTCGGCCTGGGCCAATGTGCGGGGGAAACCATCAAAGATGTAGCCGCCTGCACCATTGTCCTGTTCAAGCTGGTCACGAATGATACCGATGACAACCTCATCAGGAACCAGATCGCCGCGATCCATGATCTCGCCGGCTTTTTTACCCATCTCAGTGCCTGCACGGCGGGCCTCACGCAGCATGTCCCCAGTGCTCAGCTGCACCATGTTCCGTTCTGCAACAAGCCTCGCAGCCTGCGTGCCCTTACCCGCTCCTGGCGGGCCCAGTAGTATAATATTCATTTACGTGCCGGCCCTTTACGTTTCTTGGCGCTACGCTTGCCACGCAATTGAGACTTCTCAATCAGGCCTTCGTATTGATGTGCGACCAGATGAGACTGGATTTGTTGGATTGTGTCCATACCTACGGACACAATAATCAAAATTGATGTGCCGCCAAAGTAGAATGGGATGGACAGTTCTGCCCGGATGATCTCGGGCAGCAAGGCAACCAGCGCCAGATAACCAGAGCCCAACACCAGAATGCGGGTCACCACGTAGTCCAAATATTCCTCGGTCTTTTTACCGGGGCGAATGCCGGGGACAAAACCATTTTGGCTCTTCAGGTTCTCGGCGACATCTTCGGTCTTAAAGGCCACCTCACGGGTGTAGAAGTAGGTGAAGAAAACAATCATGCCGCCAAAGAAGATCAGATAAAGGGGCTGACCGGGGCCAAACAGGGCCAGGATCGTGGACATGAACGGGCCGGATGTGCCGCCGCTAAAGGTGCTGATGGTCGTGGGCAGCAAAAGCAGGGCCGAGGCAAAAATGGCCGGGATCACACCAGCGGGGTTCACTTTGATGGGCAAGTGGCTGCTTGAGCCATCATAGACTTTCTGACCGCGCTGCTGACGGGGATACTGAATATGGATCTTGCGCAGTGAGCGCTCCATGAACACGACAAAGGTCAAGACAGCGGCAAGCATGACGATGATGCCGACAACAACAGCGGGGCTGATGGCGCCCGAACGGCCTTGGCTCAGGAACTGGGCCATGGCGGCGGGGATTTCGGCGATGATGCCAACAAAGATGATCAGGGAAATACCGTTACCGATGCCGCGTGCGGTGATCTGCTCACCAAGCCACATCAGGAACATACAACCACCCACGATGGTGATGACAGTCGAGGCTTGGAAGAAGAGACCCGGATCAGAAGCCAGACCGCCGGTTTCCAGGCTGACAGCCAGGCCATAAGCTTGGACGGTGGCCAGAACCACGGTGCCGTAACGGGTATATTGGTTCAGCTTGCGACGTCCCTGCTCACCTTCTTTTTTCAAGGCTTTCAGCGGTTCATACATGGAACCAAGCAGCTGCATCACGATGGATGCGGAAATGTAGGGCATGATGCCCAAGGTAAAGATGGCCATCCGGGACAAGGCGCCGCCGGTGAACATCGACAAAATACCGCCAATGCCTGACTGGGCATCTTCCATAAACTGTTGCAGGGCGGCGGTATCAATACCGGGAACCGGGATGAACGTGCCAAGGCGGTAAATGATCAGCAAGCCAATCGTAAACAGAATGCGCTGACGAAGTTCAGTCGCTTTGCCGAAGGCGCTCCAACTGACGTTGGCTGCCATTTGCTCTGCTGCAGAAGCCATATGGGTCTCTTTTCATGCTAAACGCCGCTGCGGTTTCCCGATCAGCGGCGTTTGGGAAAACTTGAAAGGTTATGTAAGCGACGGTTGCGCCGCTCACAAGGTCTTACTCAGCCGCTGCCGGTGTTGTGACAGTCAGTGAACCGCCTGCTTTGGCAACTGCATCAACGGCACCCTTGGATGCGCCTGTGACGGTGATGTTGGCTTTGGCTTTGAATTCACCTTTGGCCAGCACACGGATACCGTCTTTCTTGCGGCGAACCAGACCCGAAGCAACCAGCGCATCTTCGGTGATGTCGGCTTTGGCGTCGATCTTGCCTTCGTCGATGAATTTCTGGATCAAGCCCAGATTTACAACGGCAAATGCCTTGCGGTTTGGCTTGTTAAAGCCACGCTTAGGCAGACGTTGGTAAAGGGGCATTTGGCCACCTTCGTAGCCATTGATGGCAACACCCGAACGGGATTTTTGACCTTTGATACCACGGCCACCGGTCTTACCGACGCCGGAGCC
This window harbors:
- a CDS encoding DNA-directed RNA polymerase subunit alpha, whose translation is MIHKNWAELIKPTQLDVKPGNDPMRQATVIAEPLERGFGLTLGNALRRVLMSSLQGAAITAVQIDNVLHEFSSVSGVREDVTDIVLNLKGVAIRMEVEGPKRLSVQAKGPGVVTAADISETAGIEILNKDHVICHLDDGADLYMELTVNTGKGYVSADKNKPEDAPIGMMAIDAIYSPVKKVSYDVQPTREGQVLDYDKLTMKVETDGSLTPDDAVAYAARILQDQLSIFVNFDEPESAQAGADDDGLEFNPLLLKKVDELELSVRSANCLKNDNIVYIGDLIQKTEAEMLRTPNFGRKSLNEIKEVLSGMGLHLGMDVEDWPPDNIEDLAKKFEDQF
- the rpsK gene encoding 30S ribosomal protein S11, giving the protein MARDPRRTKKKVSKNIAAGVAHVNSSFNNTKILISDVQGNAISWSSAGTMGFKGSRKSTPYAAQMAAEDAGRKAQDHGVKTLEVEVQGPGSGRESALRALAAVGFNITSIRDVTPMAHNGCRPPKRRRV
- the rpsM gene encoding 30S ribosomal protein S13; protein product: MARIAGVNIPTAKRVPIALTYITGIGNAKAEEICEATKIERHRRVNDLSDAEILSIREYIDANLMVEGDLRREVTMNVKRLMDLGCYRGLRHRRNLPVRGQRTSTNARTRKGPAKAIAGKKK
- a CDS encoding DUF6693 family protein, which produces MLGCGLKCEYSVSEAIGQLVIWFLLIIVTLGLALFVLPYYFLKGPINKTFVVDQNGDKLAQLHVDVNLGEIIGHMIIWIFLSIVTLGFAYLIYWPAVMKKMLSGVKYKPLGQAAPASKIDHGPIISSP
- a CDS encoding adenylate kinase; the encoded protein is MNIILLGPPGAGKGTQAARLVAERNMVQLSTGDMLREARRAGTEMGKKAGEIMDRGDLVPDEVVIGIIRDQLEQDNGAGGYIFDGFPRTLAQAEALGRLLIDMGENLDAVIELQVDDDVIVERVIGRAKEAEAAGQPVRPDDNEESMRTRLFAYYKQTSPLVGYYYAKGDLKAVDGLASMDEVAASIAKVLK
- the secY gene encoding preprotein translocase subunit SecY, which produces MASAAEQMAANVSWSAFGKATELRQRILFTIGLLIIYRLGTFIPVPGIDTAALQQFMEDAQSGIGGILSMFTGGALSRMAIFTLGIMPYISASIVMQLLGSMYEPLKALKKEGEQGRRKLNQYTRYGTVVLATVQAYGLAVSLETGGLASDPGLFFQASTVITIVGGCMFLMWLGEQITARGIGNGISLIIFVGIIAEIPAAMAQFLSQGRSGAISPAVVVGIIVMLAAVLTFVVFMERSLRKIHIQYPRQQRGQKVYDGSSSHLPIKVNPAGVIPAIFASALLLLPTTISTFSGGTSGPFMSTILALFGPGQPLYLIFFGGMIVFFTYFYTREVAFKTEDVAENLKSQNGFVPGIRPGKKTEEYLDYVVTRILVLGSGYLALVALLPEIIRAELSIPFYFGGTSILIIVSVGMDTIQQIQSHLVAHQYEGLIEKSQLRGKRSAKKRKGPARK
- the rplO gene encoding 50S ribosomal protein L15, which codes for MKLNELSDNPGATRRKKRIGRGPGSGVGKTGGRGIKGQKSRSGVAINGYEGGQMPLYQRLPKRGFNKPNRKAFAVVNLGLIQKFIDEGKIDAKADITEDALVASGLVRRKKDGIRVLAKGEFKAKANITVTGASKGAVDAVAKAGGSLTVTTPAAAE